One Tamlana carrageenivorans genomic region harbors:
- a CDS encoding ComF family protein has translation MFQAIIDLFFPRVCCACLKALNDRVEMICLDCRHDLPVTNFHFTNDESVKKVLYGRTKIEHATALFRFEKKSNVQQLIHNLKYKNQEEIGAFLGNWLGAELQDIKDYKDIDLVIPVPLHRNKLKTRGYNQVAKFGKQIAKALHAEYRDDILLKVTTSRSQVHKKRLARWQNNTEQFTLTNPDPITGKHILIVDDLITTGATLESCASVLNLANNIKISIATMAIA, from the coding sequence ATGTTTCAAGCTATAATCGACTTATTTTTCCCTAGAGTGTGCTGCGCCTGTTTAAAGGCTTTAAACGACCGTGTTGAAATGATTTGTCTAGATTGCCGTCACGATTTACCAGTAACCAATTTTCATTTCACCAACGACGAAAGCGTCAAGAAAGTACTGTATGGCAGAACGAAAATTGAACATGCTACCGCTCTTTTTAGGTTTGAAAAGAAAAGTAACGTACAACAACTCATTCATAATTTAAAATATAAAAACCAGGAAGAAATAGGTGCTTTTTTAGGAAACTGGTTGGGCGCCGAATTACAAGACATTAAAGACTATAAGGACATCGATTTGGTTATTCCGGTGCCACTTCACCGAAATAAATTAAAAACCCGTGGCTACAACCAGGTTGCTAAATTTGGGAAACAGATTGCTAAAGCCTTACATGCCGAATATAGAGATGATATTCTACTAAAAGTTACAACATCCAGATCGCAAGTACACAAAAAACGATTGGCGCGTTGGCAAAATAACACCGAACAATTTACCTTAACAAACCCAGATCCCATAACGGGAAAGCACATTTTAATAGTCGATGACCTTATAACTACGGGCGCGACCTTAGAATCCTGTGCATCGGTTTTAAATTTAGCAAATAATATAAAAATAAGTATCGCTACCATGGCTATAGCCTAA